The following coding sequences are from one Melanotaenia boesemani isolate fMelBoe1 chromosome 19, fMelBoe1.pri, whole genome shotgun sequence window:
- the LOC121630551 gene encoding NMDA receptor synaptonuclear signaling and neuronal migration factor isoform X2 yields MGTAVSKRKNLRNDAISSVAAKVRAARAFGEYLSHTHPENRNGSAHLLCETLVGSDPESPSDTTGPDSNNHLPPCSTIKACEDKPEASLATEKLVLLQPALPSITISTKSSRLSLEHSFSAEEDQQKSVECNLQPACVYTITTEHGMLMSSGRGSKENLELDVLKEKSGSSGVGSRGATIQPSTSPSSASSSPTQYHRASSSRAMSSLAGSHHHSNHHHSNHHHGNHHHHTVSGTNAPSNNGGSSMASGSSSSNQQQQLNVSHSHHASQHHSHHHHHLSQPLLQTSVSAHNIRSWGEGGKGEAECSGLACDSCSGAPSRSQGSLDLESTSRDAEDTNWFPKENMFSFQTATTTMQAISNFRKHLRMVGSRRIKAQTFAERRSKSFSRSWSDPTPVKTDSPHEPRDSGDLQTPGGTVEEGGIDDNLDWEEEREMERLACEGDDFTPPKIMLISSKVPKAEYIPTIIRRDDPSIIPILYDHEHATFDDILEEIDKKLTAYRRGSKFWRMLIFCQGGPGHLYLLKNKVATFAKVEKEEDMSQFWKRLSRFMSKLNPEPNLIHIMGCYVLGNPNGEKLFQKLKNLMRPYSVEFESPLELSAQGKEMIEMYFDFRLYRLWKTRQHSKLLDYEDFL; encoded by the exons aGCAGCACGAGCATTTGGAGAGTACCTGTCCCACACGCACCCTGAAAACCGAAACGGATCAG CTCATCTTTTGTGTGAAACCTTGGTGGGTTCCGATCCAGAGTCACCAAGTGATACCACTGGCCCCGACAGCAACAACCATCTCCCTCCCTGCTCTACCATCAAGGCCTGTGAGGACAAGCCAGAGGCCAGCCTAGCAACAGAGAAGCTGGTATTACTCCAGCCTGCTCTTCCATCGATTACCATATCTACCAAGTCTTCTCGTCTGTCCCTTGAACATAGCTTCTCAGCAGAAGAAGACCAACAGAAATCTGTTGAGTGCAACTTGCAACCTGCCTGTGTGTATACCATCACCACTGAGCACGGCATGTTGATGAGCAGCGGCCGGGGCAGTAAGGAGAACCTAGAACTGGATGTCCTAAAGGAGAAGTCGGGGAGTAGTGGGGTAGGGTCTAGAGGTGCCACGATCCAGCCCTCCACTTCCCCGTCTTCCGCTTCATCATCTCCAACCCAATATCACCGTGCAAGCAGCAGTCGGGCAATGAGCAGCCTTGCAGGAAGCCACCATCACAGCAACCATCACCACAGCAATCATCACCACGggaaccaccaccaccacactgTCTCTGGCACAAATGCACCTTCTAACAATGGAGGAAGCAGCATGGCAAgtggcagcagcagtagtaatcagcagcagcagttaaatGTGTCCCACTCCCATCATGCATCACAGCACCACagccatcaccaccatcacttGTCCCAACCTCTGCTGCAGACCTCTGTCAGTGCCCACAACATTCGAAGCTGGGGTGAAGGTGGAAAAGGGGAGGCGGAGTGCAGCGGTCTGGCTTGTGACTCATGCAGTGGTGCTCCCTCACGTAGTCAAGGCTCCTTGGACCTGGAGAGCACATCTCGAGACGCAG AGGACACTAACTGGTTCCCAAAGGAAAATATGTTCAGCTTTCAAACAGCCACAACAACCATGCAAGC GATATC GAACTTCCGGAAGCATCTTCGGATGGTGGGCAGCAGAAGGATTAAAGCACAGA CATTCGCTGAACGTAGATCGAAGAGTTTCAGCCGTTCCTGGAGCGATCCCACACCTGTCAAGACTGACTCTCCTCATGAACCCAGAGACA GTGGGGACCTGCAGACCCCCGGTGGCACTGTGGAGGAAGGAGGGATTGATGACAACTTAGACTGGGAGGAggaaagagagatggagaggCTGGCCTGTGAGGGAGATGACTTTACACCTCCTAAAATCATG CTGATCTCTTCTAAGGTTCCCAAAGCAGAGTACATTCCCACCATAATCCGCAGGGATGATCCATCAATCATCCCCATCCTCTAT GACCATGAACATGCAACTTTTGATGATATTTTGG AGGAAATAGACAAGAAGCTCACAGCTTACAGGAGAGGAAGCAAATTCTGGAGGATGCTCATCTTCTGTCAG GGAGGACCTGGACATCTGTATTTATTGAAGAATAAAGTGGCAACCTTTGCTAAAGTGGAAAAGGAGGAGGATATGAGCCA ATTCTGGAAGCGGCTCAGTCGATTCATGAGCAAGTTAAACCCAGAGCCAAACCTCATCCACATAATGGGATGCTACGTTCTGGGGAACCCCAATGGAGAGAAG CTGTTCCAGAAATTGAAGAATCTGATGAGGCCTTATTCCGTTGAGTTCGAGTCACCGCTGGAGCTGTCTGCACAGG GCAAAGAGATGATTGAGATGTACTTCGATTTTCGCCTCTACCGCCTTTGGAAGACTCGCCAACACTCCAAACTCTTGGACTATGAGGATTTTTTGTGA
- the LOC121630551 gene encoding NMDA receptor synaptonuclear signaling and neuronal migration factor isoform X4: MRYLLWQQKLAHLLCETLVGSDPESPSDTTGPDSNNHLPPCSTIKACEDKPEASLATEKLVLLQPALPSITISTKSSRLSLEHSFSAEEDQQKSVECNLQPACVYTITTEHGMLMSSGRGSKENLELDVLKEKSGSSGVGSRGATIQPSTSPSSASSSPTQYHRASSSRAMSSLAGSHHHSNHHHSNHHHGNHHHHTVSGTNAPSNNGGSSMASGSSSSNQQQQLNVSHSHHASQHHSHHHHHLSQPLLQTSVSAHNIRSWGEGGKGEAECSGLACDSCSGAPSRSQGSLDLESTSRDAGKQHRRLERMWSVDRVTGLEREDTNWFPKENMFSFQTATTTMQAISNFRKHLRMVGSRRIKAQTFAERRSKSFSRSWSDPTPVKTDSPHEPRDSGDLQTPGGTVEEGGIDDNLDWEEEREMERLACEGDDFTPPKIMLISSKVPKAEYIPTIIRRDDPSIIPILYDHEHATFDDILEEIDKKLTAYRRGSKFWRMLIFCQGGPGHLYLLKNKVATFAKVEKEEDMSQFWKRLSRFMSKLNPEPNLIHIMGCYVLGNPNGEKLFQKLKNLMRPYSVEFESPLELSAQGKEMIEMYFDFRLYRLWKTRQHSKLLDYEDFL, from the exons CTCATCTTTTGTGTGAAACCTTGGTGGGTTCCGATCCAGAGTCACCAAGTGATACCACTGGCCCCGACAGCAACAACCATCTCCCTCCCTGCTCTACCATCAAGGCCTGTGAGGACAAGCCAGAGGCCAGCCTAGCAACAGAGAAGCTGGTATTACTCCAGCCTGCTCTTCCATCGATTACCATATCTACCAAGTCTTCTCGTCTGTCCCTTGAACATAGCTTCTCAGCAGAAGAAGACCAACAGAAATCTGTTGAGTGCAACTTGCAACCTGCCTGTGTGTATACCATCACCACTGAGCACGGCATGTTGATGAGCAGCGGCCGGGGCAGTAAGGAGAACCTAGAACTGGATGTCCTAAAGGAGAAGTCGGGGAGTAGTGGGGTAGGGTCTAGAGGTGCCACGATCCAGCCCTCCACTTCCCCGTCTTCCGCTTCATCATCTCCAACCCAATATCACCGTGCAAGCAGCAGTCGGGCAATGAGCAGCCTTGCAGGAAGCCACCATCACAGCAACCATCACCACAGCAATCATCACCACGggaaccaccaccaccacactgTCTCTGGCACAAATGCACCTTCTAACAATGGAGGAAGCAGCATGGCAAgtggcagcagcagtagtaatcagcagcagcagttaaatGTGTCCCACTCCCATCATGCATCACAGCACCACagccatcaccaccatcacttGTCCCAACCTCTGCTGCAGACCTCTGTCAGTGCCCACAACATTCGAAGCTGGGGTGAAGGTGGAAAAGGGGAGGCGGAGTGCAGCGGTCTGGCTTGTGACTCATGCAGTGGTGCTCCCTCACGTAGTCAAGGCTCCTTGGACCTGGAGAGCACATCTCGAGACGCAGGCAAGCAGCACCGACGCCTAGAGCGGATGTGGAGTGTAGACCGGGTGACTGGGCTGGAGAGAG AGGACACTAACTGGTTCCCAAAGGAAAATATGTTCAGCTTTCAAACAGCCACAACAACCATGCAAGC GATATC GAACTTCCGGAAGCATCTTCGGATGGTGGGCAGCAGAAGGATTAAAGCACAGA CATTCGCTGAACGTAGATCGAAGAGTTTCAGCCGTTCCTGGAGCGATCCCACACCTGTCAAGACTGACTCTCCTCATGAACCCAGAGACA GTGGGGACCTGCAGACCCCCGGTGGCACTGTGGAGGAAGGAGGGATTGATGACAACTTAGACTGGGAGGAggaaagagagatggagaggCTGGCCTGTGAGGGAGATGACTTTACACCTCCTAAAATCATG CTGATCTCTTCTAAGGTTCCCAAAGCAGAGTACATTCCCACCATAATCCGCAGGGATGATCCATCAATCATCCCCATCCTCTAT GACCATGAACATGCAACTTTTGATGATATTTTGG AGGAAATAGACAAGAAGCTCACAGCTTACAGGAGAGGAAGCAAATTCTGGAGGATGCTCATCTTCTGTCAG GGAGGACCTGGACATCTGTATTTATTGAAGAATAAAGTGGCAACCTTTGCTAAAGTGGAAAAGGAGGAGGATATGAGCCA ATTCTGGAAGCGGCTCAGTCGATTCATGAGCAAGTTAAACCCAGAGCCAAACCTCATCCACATAATGGGATGCTACGTTCTGGGGAACCCCAATGGAGAGAAG CTGTTCCAGAAATTGAAGAATCTGATGAGGCCTTATTCCGTTGAGTTCGAGTCACCGCTGGAGCTGTCTGCACAGG GCAAAGAGATGATTGAGATGTACTTCGATTTTCGCCTCTACCGCCTTTGGAAGACTCGCCAACACTCCAAACTCTTGGACTATGAGGATTTTTTGTGA
- the LOC121630551 gene encoding NMDA receptor synaptonuclear signaling and neuronal migration factor isoform X3, with protein sequence MGTAVSKRKNLRNDAISSVAAKVRAARAFGEYLSHTHPENRNGSAHLLCETLVGSDPESPSDTTGPDSNNHLPPCSTIKACEDKPEASLATEKLVLLQPALPSITISTKSSRLSLEHSFSAEEDQQKSVECNLQPACVYTITTEHGMLMSSGRGSKENLELDVLKEKSGSSGVGSRGATIQPSTSPSSASSSPTQYHRASSSRAMSSLAGSHHHSNHHHSNHHHGNHHHHTVSGTNAPSNNGGSSMASGSSSSNQQQQLNVSHSHHASQHHSHHHHHLSQPLLQTSVSAHNIRSWGEGGKGEAECSGLACDSCSGAPSRSQGSLDLESTSRDAGKQHRRLERMWSVDRVTGLEREDTNWFPKENMFSFQTATTTMQAISNFRKHLRMVGSRRIKAQSGDLQTPGGTVEEGGIDDNLDWEEEREMERLACEGDDFTPPKIMLISSKVPKAEYIPTIIRRDDPSIIPILYDHEHATFDDILEEIDKKLTAYRRGSKFWRMLIFCQGGPGHLYLLKNKVATFAKVEKEEDMSQFWKRLSRFMSKLNPEPNLIHIMGCYVLGNPNGEKLFQKLKNLMRPYSVEFESPLELSAQGKEMIEMYFDFRLYRLWKTRQHSKLLDYEDFL encoded by the exons aGCAGCACGAGCATTTGGAGAGTACCTGTCCCACACGCACCCTGAAAACCGAAACGGATCAG CTCATCTTTTGTGTGAAACCTTGGTGGGTTCCGATCCAGAGTCACCAAGTGATACCACTGGCCCCGACAGCAACAACCATCTCCCTCCCTGCTCTACCATCAAGGCCTGTGAGGACAAGCCAGAGGCCAGCCTAGCAACAGAGAAGCTGGTATTACTCCAGCCTGCTCTTCCATCGATTACCATATCTACCAAGTCTTCTCGTCTGTCCCTTGAACATAGCTTCTCAGCAGAAGAAGACCAACAGAAATCTGTTGAGTGCAACTTGCAACCTGCCTGTGTGTATACCATCACCACTGAGCACGGCATGTTGATGAGCAGCGGCCGGGGCAGTAAGGAGAACCTAGAACTGGATGTCCTAAAGGAGAAGTCGGGGAGTAGTGGGGTAGGGTCTAGAGGTGCCACGATCCAGCCCTCCACTTCCCCGTCTTCCGCTTCATCATCTCCAACCCAATATCACCGTGCAAGCAGCAGTCGGGCAATGAGCAGCCTTGCAGGAAGCCACCATCACAGCAACCATCACCACAGCAATCATCACCACGggaaccaccaccaccacactgTCTCTGGCACAAATGCACCTTCTAACAATGGAGGAAGCAGCATGGCAAgtggcagcagcagtagtaatcagcagcagcagttaaatGTGTCCCACTCCCATCATGCATCACAGCACCACagccatcaccaccatcacttGTCCCAACCTCTGCTGCAGACCTCTGTCAGTGCCCACAACATTCGAAGCTGGGGTGAAGGTGGAAAAGGGGAGGCGGAGTGCAGCGGTCTGGCTTGTGACTCATGCAGTGGTGCTCCCTCACGTAGTCAAGGCTCCTTGGACCTGGAGAGCACATCTCGAGACGCAGGCAAGCAGCACCGACGCCTAGAGCGGATGTGGAGTGTAGACCGGGTGACTGGGCTGGAGAGAG AGGACACTAACTGGTTCCCAAAGGAAAATATGTTCAGCTTTCAAACAGCCACAACAACCATGCAAGC GATATC GAACTTCCGGAAGCATCTTCGGATGGTGGGCAGCAGAAGGATTAAAGCACAGA GTGGGGACCTGCAGACCCCCGGTGGCACTGTGGAGGAAGGAGGGATTGATGACAACTTAGACTGGGAGGAggaaagagagatggagaggCTGGCCTGTGAGGGAGATGACTTTACACCTCCTAAAATCATG CTGATCTCTTCTAAGGTTCCCAAAGCAGAGTACATTCCCACCATAATCCGCAGGGATGATCCATCAATCATCCCCATCCTCTAT GACCATGAACATGCAACTTTTGATGATATTTTGG AGGAAATAGACAAGAAGCTCACAGCTTACAGGAGAGGAAGCAAATTCTGGAGGATGCTCATCTTCTGTCAG GGAGGACCTGGACATCTGTATTTATTGAAGAATAAAGTGGCAACCTTTGCTAAAGTGGAAAAGGAGGAGGATATGAGCCA ATTCTGGAAGCGGCTCAGTCGATTCATGAGCAAGTTAAACCCAGAGCCAAACCTCATCCACATAATGGGATGCTACGTTCTGGGGAACCCCAATGGAGAGAAG CTGTTCCAGAAATTGAAGAATCTGATGAGGCCTTATTCCGTTGAGTTCGAGTCACCGCTGGAGCTGTCTGCACAGG GCAAAGAGATGATTGAGATGTACTTCGATTTTCGCCTCTACCGCCTTTGGAAGACTCGCCAACACTCCAAACTCTTGGACTATGAGGATTTTTTGTGA
- the LOC121630551 gene encoding NMDA receptor synaptonuclear signaling and neuronal migration factor isoform X1, translating to MGTAVSKRKNLRNDAISSVAAKVRAARAFGEYLSHTHPENRNGSAHLLCETLVGSDPESPSDTTGPDSNNHLPPCSTIKACEDKPEASLATEKLVLLQPALPSITISTKSSRLSLEHSFSAEEDQQKSVECNLQPACVYTITTEHGMLMSSGRGSKENLELDVLKEKSGSSGVGSRGATIQPSTSPSSASSSPTQYHRASSSRAMSSLAGSHHHSNHHHSNHHHGNHHHHTVSGTNAPSNNGGSSMASGSSSSNQQQQLNVSHSHHASQHHSHHHHHLSQPLLQTSVSAHNIRSWGEGGKGEAECSGLACDSCSGAPSRSQGSLDLESTSRDAGKQHRRLERMWSVDRVTGLEREDTNWFPKENMFSFQTATTTMQAISNFRKHLRMVGSRRIKAQTFAERRSKSFSRSWSDPTPVKTDSPHEPRDSGDLQTPGGTVEEGGIDDNLDWEEEREMERLACEGDDFTPPKIMLISSKVPKAEYIPTIIRRDDPSIIPILYDHEHATFDDILEEIDKKLTAYRRGSKFWRMLIFCQGGPGHLYLLKNKVATFAKVEKEEDMSQFWKRLSRFMSKLNPEPNLIHIMGCYVLGNPNGEKLFQKLKNLMRPYSVEFESPLELSAQGKEMIEMYFDFRLYRLWKTRQHSKLLDYEDFL from the exons aGCAGCACGAGCATTTGGAGAGTACCTGTCCCACACGCACCCTGAAAACCGAAACGGATCAG CTCATCTTTTGTGTGAAACCTTGGTGGGTTCCGATCCAGAGTCACCAAGTGATACCACTGGCCCCGACAGCAACAACCATCTCCCTCCCTGCTCTACCATCAAGGCCTGTGAGGACAAGCCAGAGGCCAGCCTAGCAACAGAGAAGCTGGTATTACTCCAGCCTGCTCTTCCATCGATTACCATATCTACCAAGTCTTCTCGTCTGTCCCTTGAACATAGCTTCTCAGCAGAAGAAGACCAACAGAAATCTGTTGAGTGCAACTTGCAACCTGCCTGTGTGTATACCATCACCACTGAGCACGGCATGTTGATGAGCAGCGGCCGGGGCAGTAAGGAGAACCTAGAACTGGATGTCCTAAAGGAGAAGTCGGGGAGTAGTGGGGTAGGGTCTAGAGGTGCCACGATCCAGCCCTCCACTTCCCCGTCTTCCGCTTCATCATCTCCAACCCAATATCACCGTGCAAGCAGCAGTCGGGCAATGAGCAGCCTTGCAGGAAGCCACCATCACAGCAACCATCACCACAGCAATCATCACCACGggaaccaccaccaccacactgTCTCTGGCACAAATGCACCTTCTAACAATGGAGGAAGCAGCATGGCAAgtggcagcagcagtagtaatcagcagcagcagttaaatGTGTCCCACTCCCATCATGCATCACAGCACCACagccatcaccaccatcacttGTCCCAACCTCTGCTGCAGACCTCTGTCAGTGCCCACAACATTCGAAGCTGGGGTGAAGGTGGAAAAGGGGAGGCGGAGTGCAGCGGTCTGGCTTGTGACTCATGCAGTGGTGCTCCCTCACGTAGTCAAGGCTCCTTGGACCTGGAGAGCACATCTCGAGACGCAGGCAAGCAGCACCGACGCCTAGAGCGGATGTGGAGTGTAGACCGGGTGACTGGGCTGGAGAGAG AGGACACTAACTGGTTCCCAAAGGAAAATATGTTCAGCTTTCAAACAGCCACAACAACCATGCAAGC GATATC GAACTTCCGGAAGCATCTTCGGATGGTGGGCAGCAGAAGGATTAAAGCACAGA CATTCGCTGAACGTAGATCGAAGAGTTTCAGCCGTTCCTGGAGCGATCCCACACCTGTCAAGACTGACTCTCCTCATGAACCCAGAGACA GTGGGGACCTGCAGACCCCCGGTGGCACTGTGGAGGAAGGAGGGATTGATGACAACTTAGACTGGGAGGAggaaagagagatggagaggCTGGCCTGTGAGGGAGATGACTTTACACCTCCTAAAATCATG CTGATCTCTTCTAAGGTTCCCAAAGCAGAGTACATTCCCACCATAATCCGCAGGGATGATCCATCAATCATCCCCATCCTCTAT GACCATGAACATGCAACTTTTGATGATATTTTGG AGGAAATAGACAAGAAGCTCACAGCTTACAGGAGAGGAAGCAAATTCTGGAGGATGCTCATCTTCTGTCAG GGAGGACCTGGACATCTGTATTTATTGAAGAATAAAGTGGCAACCTTTGCTAAAGTGGAAAAGGAGGAGGATATGAGCCA ATTCTGGAAGCGGCTCAGTCGATTCATGAGCAAGTTAAACCCAGAGCCAAACCTCATCCACATAATGGGATGCTACGTTCTGGGGAACCCCAATGGAGAGAAG CTGTTCCAGAAATTGAAGAATCTGATGAGGCCTTATTCCGTTGAGTTCGAGTCACCGCTGGAGCTGTCTGCACAGG GCAAAGAGATGATTGAGATGTACTTCGATTTTCGCCTCTACCGCCTTTGGAAGACTCGCCAACACTCCAAACTCTTGGACTATGAGGATTTTTTGTGA